One window of the Puntigrus tetrazona isolate hp1 chromosome 13, ASM1883169v1, whole genome shotgun sequence genome contains the following:
- the si:ch1073-291c23.2 gene encoding membrane-spanning 4-domains subfamily A member 8 → MFLVSGLLHNSIVFIFVLLSQTHAVMVEDQPEAITTVTGGNKPVHRFLRGQPKSIGVVLVIMGIGLFMFAIPMNAESEAPISEEQSTPYWLGFWFFVCGLLYILSERNPSKKMITASLALSIISVIGVVTAVAGFSRTIANIHYMHFYHASDNQTEEEELYAEQHYMTMTNMEVVFICHSLIGGVLLVAMAFFARAALQSSRTQAVVVMRNLPSAE, encoded by the exons atgtTTCTCGTTTCTGGGCTGTTGCACAACAGCATTGTTTTCATCTTCGTTCTTCTGTCACAGACACATGCAG TGATGGTGGAGGATCAACCAGAGGCCATTACCACCGTGACGGGCGGCAATAAACCTGTGCACCGCTTCCTTAGAGGACAACCCAAGAGCATTGGA GTTGTCCTAGTGATAATGGGTATAGGTCTGTTCATGTTTGCAATACCCATGAATGCAGAATCAGAAGCACCCATCTCAGAGGAGCAGTCCACCCCATACTGGCTTGGTTTCTGG TTCTTTGTCTGTGGTCTTCTGTATATACTGTCTGAGCGTAATCCCTCCAAAAAGATG ATCACAGCCAGCCTTGCTCTGAGTATCATCTCAGTCATTGGAGTGGTGACTGCTGTGGCGGGCTTCTCCAGAACAATTGCTAATATCCATTACATGCACTTTTATCATGCAAGTGACAATCAAACAGAAGAGGAGGAACTTTATGCTGAACAACATTAT ATGACCATGACGAACATGGAGGTAGTGTTCATCTGCCACAGCTTGATAGGAGGCGTTCTGCTTGTGGCCATGGCCTTCTTCGCCCGGGCAGCGCTGCAGTCCAGCAGAACTCAG